One window from the genome of Candidatus Didemnitutus sp. encodes:
- a CDS encoding response regulator, translated as MKRLIIIDDEPIARDALRSLLAVHLDIEVVGEAGTLTDARLQLARSGYDLVLLDIQLRGGSGFDLVPLVRPGARIIFVTAHDEHAVRAFTVNALDYLLKPVVPERLAVALARLAPDSQPSSLNSQLAPLPAPLSPLLLEDRVHLKLGGGTERFVRVGEIRCIQSEENYTAVHVGAPAERLLVRRTLQSWEDQLPSSHFVRVHRQTLVNAAHVHGVARVTVDVSHLTVQGMAQPVVASQRYLAELRQHLAQLRD; from the coding sequence GTGAAACGTCTCATCATCATCGACGACGAACCCATCGCCCGCGACGCTCTGCGCTCGCTCCTCGCCGTGCACCTCGACATCGAAGTCGTCGGCGAAGCCGGCACGCTCACCGATGCACGCCTCCAGCTCGCGCGTTCCGGTTACGATCTCGTTCTCCTCGACATCCAGTTGCGCGGCGGCTCCGGCTTCGACCTCGTGCCGCTCGTCCGTCCCGGCGCGCGCATCATCTTCGTGACCGCGCACGACGAGCACGCCGTCCGCGCGTTCACCGTCAACGCCCTTGACTACCTCCTCAAGCCCGTCGTGCCGGAGCGCCTCGCCGTCGCCCTCGCCCGCCTCGCGCCCGACTCTCAACCCTCATCTCTCAACTCTCAACTCGCCCCGCTTCCCGCTCCACTCTCCCCGCTCTTGTTGGAGGACCGCGTCCACCTCAAGCTCGGCGGCGGCACCGAGCGTTTCGTGCGCGTCGGCGAGATTCGCTGCATCCAGTCCGAGGAAAACTACACCGCCGTGCATGTCGGCGCTCCCGCCGAGCGCCTCCTCGTCCGGCGCACGCTGCAGTCGTGGGAGGATCAGCTCCCGTCGTCGCACTTCGTCCGCGTCCATCGCCAGACCCTCGTCAACGCCGCGCACGTCCACGGCGTCGCGCGCGTCACGGTGGACGTCAGCCACCTCACGGTCCAGGGCATGGCGCAACCCGTCGTCGCCAGCCAGCGCTACCTCGCGGAACTGCGCCAGCACCTCGCGCAACTCCGCGACTGA